From a region of the Notolabrus celidotus isolate fNotCel1 chromosome 14, fNotCel1.pri, whole genome shotgun sequence genome:
- the c14h19orf47 gene encoding uncharacterized protein C19orf47 homolog isoform X1 — MASVTTATSEWIQFFKDAGIPAGLAVTYAVSFVDNRINKNMLMDLSKDIMIDLGITVIGDIIAILKHAKQVYRQDMCKMATEAISSGQTSVKAELRRTANTPATRMIANALSHDSPPATPARRPDNRLSVTVSNMQGKGSKAVVSQPADEGNGVHAVKRRRVTAEMEGKYIINMPKGTTPRTRRILAQQAEKGVKRTSVFARLGAESKADTTTGSNKPTGVFSRLDRGNEEHRLGKMPGNMEVEEEDDSDGEGSVLQYAGVLKRAPPSQKKEPATKPAPTTLRRLGGKFKLPPSDTPTSSSSSSPSPNGLPPVKISVLQRLGKIPATHPSTAVSPTPADTQDNRVTSSRPRAQERLTIASPKVSSSTSAAGGDACGAQMDVRAISVFKRLGSKRT, encoded by the exons ATGGCGTCCGTGACAACAG CCACTTCAGAGTGGATCCAGTTTTTTAAGGATGCTGGGATCCCAGCCGGTCTTGCTGTAACTTATGCGGTCTCATTTGTGGACAACAG AATTAACAAGAACATGTTGATGGACCTCAGTAAAGACATCATGATAGACCTTGGCATTACAGTCATTGGTGACATCATTGCCATCCTTAAACATGCCAAGCAAGTCTacagacag GATATGTGCAAAATGGCCACAGAAGCCATCTCCTCAGGACAGACCAGCGTTAAAGCTGAGCTCAGAAGAACCGCCAATACTC CTGCCACTCGTATGATTGCCAACGCTCTGAGCCATGACTCCCCGCCAGCCACTCCAGCACGTCGACCTGACAACCGGCTCTCCGTCACGGTGTCCAATATGCAAGGCAAAGGCAGCAAAGCAG TTGTAAGTCAGCCAGCTGATGAGGGGAACGGTGTGCATGCAGTGAAGCGCAGACGAGTGACAGCTGAGATGGAAGGCAAGTACATCATCAACATGCCCAAAGGTACCACGCCTCGTACACGCCGCATCCTTGCCCAGCAGGCCGAGAAAG GTGTGAAACGTACCTCTGTGTTCGCAAGACTTGGAGCTGAATCAAAGGCAGACACAACAACAGGCTCTAACAAG CCCACTGGTGTGTTCAGTCGCCTGGATAGAGGGAATGAAGAACACAGGCTGGGCAAAATGCCTGGAAACATGGAGGTGGAAGAAGAGGACGATAGTGACGGGGAAGGCTCCGTCCTCCAGTATGCCGGTGTTCTCAAGAGAGCCCCTCCTTCCCAGAAGAAAGAGCCAGCTACGAAACCTGCTCCGACTACCCTGCGGCGCCTAGGAGGCAAATTCAAGCTACCTCCCTCTGACACTCccacctcttcttcctcctcatctccttctcCTAATGGTCTCCCCCCTGTTAAGATTAGTGTGCTTCAGAGACTAGGCAAGATCCCTGCCACACACCCAAGCACAGCTGTGTCACCAACACCTGCTGACACGCAGGACAACAGGGTGACGAGCTCCCGGCCCAGAGCTCAGGAGAGACTGACCATAGCGAGCCCTAAGGTGAGCAGCAGCACATCGGCTGCAGGGGGGGATGCTTGTGGGGCCCAGATGGACGTCAGGGCtattagtgtttttaaaagactgGGTAGCAAGAGAACCTAA
- the c14h19orf47 gene encoding uncharacterized protein C19orf47 homolog isoform X3, producing the protein MLMDLSKDIMIDLGITVIGDIIAILKHAKQVYRQDMCKMATEAISSGQTSVKAELRRTANTPATRMIANALSHDSPPATPARRPDNRLSVTVSNMQGKGSKAVVSQPADEGNGVHAVKRRRVTAEMEGKYIINMPKGTTPRTRRILAQQAEKGVKRTSVFARLGAESKADTTTGSNKPTGVFSRLDRGNEEHRLGKMPGNMEVEEEDDSDGEGSVLQYAGVLKRAPPSQKKEPATKPAPTTLRRLGGKFKLPPSDTPTSSSSSSPSPNGLPPVKISVLQRLGKIPATHPSTAVSPTPADTQDNRVTSSRPRAQERLTIASPKVSSSTSAAGGDACGAQMDVRAISVFKRLGSKRT; encoded by the exons ATGTTGATGGACCTCAGTAAAGACATCATGATAGACCTTGGCATTACAGTCATTGGTGACATCATTGCCATCCTTAAACATGCCAAGCAAGTCTacagacag GATATGTGCAAAATGGCCACAGAAGCCATCTCCTCAGGACAGACCAGCGTTAAAGCTGAGCTCAGAAGAACCGCCAATACTC CTGCCACTCGTATGATTGCCAACGCTCTGAGCCATGACTCCCCGCCAGCCACTCCAGCACGTCGACCTGACAACCGGCTCTCCGTCACGGTGTCCAATATGCAAGGCAAAGGCAGCAAAGCAG TTGTAAGTCAGCCAGCTGATGAGGGGAACGGTGTGCATGCAGTGAAGCGCAGACGAGTGACAGCTGAGATGGAAGGCAAGTACATCATCAACATGCCCAAAGGTACCACGCCTCGTACACGCCGCATCCTTGCCCAGCAGGCCGAGAAAG GTGTGAAACGTACCTCTGTGTTCGCAAGACTTGGAGCTGAATCAAAGGCAGACACAACAACAGGCTCTAACAAG CCCACTGGTGTGTTCAGTCGCCTGGATAGAGGGAATGAAGAACACAGGCTGGGCAAAATGCCTGGAAACATGGAGGTGGAAGAAGAGGACGATAGTGACGGGGAAGGCTCCGTCCTCCAGTATGCCGGTGTTCTCAAGAGAGCCCCTCCTTCCCAGAAGAAAGAGCCAGCTACGAAACCTGCTCCGACTACCCTGCGGCGCCTAGGAGGCAAATTCAAGCTACCTCCCTCTGACACTCccacctcttcttcctcctcatctccttctcCTAATGGTCTCCCCCCTGTTAAGATTAGTGTGCTTCAGAGACTAGGCAAGATCCCTGCCACACACCCAAGCACAGCTGTGTCACCAACACCTGCTGACACGCAGGACAACAGGGTGACGAGCTCCCGGCCCAGAGCTCAGGAGAGACTGACCATAGCGAGCCCTAAGGTGAGCAGCAGCACATCGGCTGCAGGGGGGGATGCTTGTGGGGCCCAGATGGACGTCAGGGCtattagtgtttttaaaagactgGGTAGCAAGAGAACCTAA
- the c14h19orf47 gene encoding uncharacterized protein C19orf47 homolog isoform X2, translating into MASVTTATSEWIQFFKDAGIPAGLAVTYAVSFVDNRINKNMLMDLSKDIMIDLGITVIGDIIAILKHAKQVYRQDMCKMATEAISSGQTSVKAELRRTANTPATRMIANALSHDSPPATPARRPDNRLSVTVSNMQGKGSKAVVSQPADEGNGVHAVKRRRVTAEMEGVKRTSVFARLGAESKADTTTGSNKPTGVFSRLDRGNEEHRLGKMPGNMEVEEEDDSDGEGSVLQYAGVLKRAPPSQKKEPATKPAPTTLRRLGGKFKLPPSDTPTSSSSSSPSPNGLPPVKISVLQRLGKIPATHPSTAVSPTPADTQDNRVTSSRPRAQERLTIASPKVSSSTSAAGGDACGAQMDVRAISVFKRLGSKRT; encoded by the exons ATGGCGTCCGTGACAACAG CCACTTCAGAGTGGATCCAGTTTTTTAAGGATGCTGGGATCCCAGCCGGTCTTGCTGTAACTTATGCGGTCTCATTTGTGGACAACAG AATTAACAAGAACATGTTGATGGACCTCAGTAAAGACATCATGATAGACCTTGGCATTACAGTCATTGGTGACATCATTGCCATCCTTAAACATGCCAAGCAAGTCTacagacag GATATGTGCAAAATGGCCACAGAAGCCATCTCCTCAGGACAGACCAGCGTTAAAGCTGAGCTCAGAAGAACCGCCAATACTC CTGCCACTCGTATGATTGCCAACGCTCTGAGCCATGACTCCCCGCCAGCCACTCCAGCACGTCGACCTGACAACCGGCTCTCCGTCACGGTGTCCAATATGCAAGGCAAAGGCAGCAAAGCAG TTGTAAGTCAGCCAGCTGATGAGGGGAACGGTGTGCATGCAGTGAAGCGCAGACGAGTGACAGCTGAGATGGAAG GTGTGAAACGTACCTCTGTGTTCGCAAGACTTGGAGCTGAATCAAAGGCAGACACAACAACAGGCTCTAACAAG CCCACTGGTGTGTTCAGTCGCCTGGATAGAGGGAATGAAGAACACAGGCTGGGCAAAATGCCTGGAAACATGGAGGTGGAAGAAGAGGACGATAGTGACGGGGAAGGCTCCGTCCTCCAGTATGCCGGTGTTCTCAAGAGAGCCCCTCCTTCCCAGAAGAAAGAGCCAGCTACGAAACCTGCTCCGACTACCCTGCGGCGCCTAGGAGGCAAATTCAAGCTACCTCCCTCTGACACTCccacctcttcttcctcctcatctccttctcCTAATGGTCTCCCCCCTGTTAAGATTAGTGTGCTTCAGAGACTAGGCAAGATCCCTGCCACACACCCAAGCACAGCTGTGTCACCAACACCTGCTGACACGCAGGACAACAGGGTGACGAGCTCCCGGCCCAGAGCTCAGGAGAGACTGACCATAGCGAGCCCTAAGGTGAGCAGCAGCACATCGGCTGCAGGGGGGGATGCTTGTGGGGCCCAGATGGACGTCAGGGCtattagtgtttttaaaagactgGGTAGCAAGAGAACCTAA